One part of the Georgfuchsia toluolica genome encodes these proteins:
- a CDS encoding ADP-ribosylglycohydrolase family protein, whose amino-acid sequence MSVTSLQDRAAGALMGAFIGDALALGPHWYYNLDELHADYGEWISDYTAPRPGRYHAGLKAGQSSQAGLLLLLTLRSLVECGGYDEDDFCRRLDTELFPLLDGTPMNGPGGYTSQSIREAWRKRVVLGLPWGQVHGNADTTEAAERSLALAVRYALRPAQLASTVCANSALMQSDGTVLAMTVAYGAILGMLVEGHPLDGALAGKLMARVKRGELPFHAVTSGHLQAPQPGRAGASTAGNFPSPDALLGPGFIAQAARDPAIHIEPAWKVSLVYGMPCAVYHQFPAAYYLAARFADDFESAVLHAVNGGGQNQARAILTGALVGAQAGLAAIPRRFIDGLDQHEEMLGLALRLAEQIADEDRGDRPAQNTKS is encoded by the coding sequence ATGTCGGTAACGTCGCTGCAAGATCGTGCTGCGGGAGCGCTGATGGGAGCTTTCATCGGCGATGCCCTGGCCCTGGGGCCGCACTGGTACTACAACCTCGATGAACTGCATGCCGACTACGGCGAGTGGATCAGCGATTACACCGCGCCCCGACCGGGACGCTACCACGCCGGACTGAAAGCCGGCCAGTCCTCGCAGGCCGGGCTGCTGCTTTTGCTTACCTTGCGTTCTCTCGTCGAATGCGGCGGCTACGACGAAGACGATTTCTGCCGGCGCCTGGATACGGAGTTGTTTCCCCTGCTCGACGGAACGCCCATGAACGGCCCCGGCGGCTATACCAGTCAGTCCATTCGCGAAGCCTGGCGCAAGCGCGTCGTACTTGGCCTGCCCTGGGGGCAGGTTCACGGCAACGCCGACACCACCGAAGCGGCGGAACGCAGCCTCGCTCTCGCCGTGAGATACGCCCTGAGGCCCGCGCAACTCGCCAGCACCGTCTGCGCCAACTCGGCGCTGATGCAAAGCGACGGTACCGTGCTGGCGATGACAGTCGCGTATGGCGCCATTCTCGGCATGTTGGTCGAAGGGCATCCCCTGGACGGCGCACTGGCCGGCAAACTCATGGCGCGCGTGAAACGCGGCGAATTGCCGTTCCATGCCGTCACCAGCGGCCATCTTCAAGCGCCGCAGCCGGGCCGGGCCGGAGCATCAACTGCCGGCAATTTCCCGTCACCTGACGCGCTGCTCGGTCCTGGCTTCATCGCGCAGGCGGCGCGCGATCCTGCCATTCATATTGAACCGGCATGGAAGGTGTCACTGGTGTATGGCATGCCCTGCGCCGTCTATCACCAGTTTCCTGCCGCCTACTACCTGGCGGCGCGCTTTGCGGACGACTTTGAATCCGCGGTGCTGCATGCGGTCAACGGCGGCGGGCAGAATCAGGCGCGCGCGATCCTGACCGGCGCCCTGGTGGGTGCGCAAGCCGGGCTGGCGGCAATACCCCGGCGTTTCATCGATGGCCTCGACCAGCATGAAGAAATGCTTGGACTCGCTCTCCGGCTGGCCGAGCAAATCGCGGACGAAGATCGGGGCGATCGTCCGGCTCAAAATACCAAATCCTGA
- a CDS encoding isovaleryl-CoA dehydrogenase, translating to MAWSTHEVFNQVAVLKDYNLYATDTVLQEAVEREGAAWHTAALSCHGALLGEEATIHLGELANRCAPELTTHDRAGHRIDQIEFHPAWSKLMEMLYAAGVHCLPWAMPRPGAHAARAATFFLHGQIEAGSLCPTTMTFAAIPLLMNESALFAQLQGNLFSRRYDGRDLPLAQKHAMTIGMGMTEKQGGSDLRGNTTLARRSGSGGRGEAYALVGHKWFFSAPTSDAHLVLARADEGLACFYVPRWRTDGTRNAVRIQRLKQKLGNRSNASAEVEFCDAEGIMIGVPGRGIATAIEMAAHTRLDCVLGSAALMRQALVQAIHHARQRAAFGRSLIEQPLMQAVLIDLALESEAATRLALRLASACERAAHDPLERALWRIVTPAAKFWICKRTIVVVAECMEVLGGNGYVEDGPLARLYREAPVNSIWEGSGNVVCLDVLRGLARETAAAQALLNFLTARAGSDTLLASAVGELVACLQKRDAEQAEARWIARQMILLLQATLLAEAAPQYVAEAFISSRMGSGTAVFGAAAQQLSVAQKEDLLARAWPCD from the coding sequence ATGGCCTGGTCGACGCATGAAGTATTCAATCAGGTTGCCGTTCTCAAGGACTATAACCTGTACGCAACCGACACCGTTTTGCAGGAAGCGGTGGAGCGCGAAGGCGCTGCATGGCATACCGCTGCCTTGAGTTGCCACGGGGCGTTGCTTGGCGAGGAAGCGACCATTCACCTTGGCGAACTGGCCAATCGCTGCGCGCCGGAATTGACGACTCATGATCGCGCCGGACACCGTATCGACCAGATCGAATTCCATCCGGCATGGTCGAAACTGATGGAGATGCTCTATGCGGCAGGCGTACATTGCCTGCCTTGGGCGATGCCCCGCCCTGGGGCCCATGCCGCGCGGGCGGCGACATTTTTCCTGCATGGACAGATCGAAGCCGGATCGCTGTGTCCCACCACCATGACCTTCGCCGCGATTCCGCTGTTGATGAATGAGTCTGCCCTGTTTGCGCAGTTGCAGGGCAATCTGTTCTCGCGCCGCTACGATGGCCGCGATCTGCCGCTGGCGCAGAAGCACGCCATGACCATCGGTATGGGTATGACCGAAAAGCAGGGCGGTTCGGACCTGCGTGGCAATACCACGCTGGCGCGCCGCAGCGGCAGCGGCGGACGTGGCGAAGCCTATGCGCTGGTGGGCCACAAGTGGTTCTTCTCGGCGCCGACCAGCGACGCCCACCTGGTGCTGGCGCGCGCGGACGAAGGCCTGGCCTGTTTTTATGTGCCGCGCTGGCGGACCGACGGCACGCGCAATGCGGTGCGCATCCAGCGCCTCAAGCAAAAACTCGGCAACCGTTCCAACGCATCGGCGGAAGTCGAGTTCTGCGATGCGGAAGGCATCATGATCGGCGTGCCGGGGCGCGGCATTGCGACCGCGATCGAGATGGCTGCGCATACCCGGCTCGACTGCGTGCTCGGCAGCGCCGCACTGATGCGGCAGGCGTTGGTGCAGGCCATCCATCATGCGCGGCAGCGTGCCGCCTTTGGCCGATCGCTGATCGAGCAGCCGCTGATGCAAGCGGTGCTGATCGATCTTGCTCTGGAGAGTGAAGCGGCCACCAGGCTTGCACTGCGTCTCGCCAGCGCCTGCGAACGGGCAGCGCACGACCCGCTCGAACGCGCCCTGTGGCGCATCGTTACCCCGGCGGCCAAGTTCTGGATCTGCAAACGCACGATTGTAGTTGTTGCCGAGTGCATGGAAGTGCTCGGTGGCAATGGCTACGTTGAGGACGGGCCGCTGGCGCGGCTGTATCGCGAAGCGCCGGTCAATTCGATCTGGGAAGGCTCGGGCAATGTCGTTTGTCTTGACGTATTGCGCGGACTGGCGCGGGAAACCGCGGCAGCGCAAGCGCTGCTCAATTTCCTGACTGCGCGAGCCGGTAGCGATACGCTGCTGGCATCGGCGGTCGGCGAGCTGGTCGCCTGCCTGCAAAAGCGCGATGCGGAGCAAGCCGAGGCACGCTGGATCGCCCGGCAAATGATCCTGCTGTTGCAGGCGACGCTGCTGGCAGAGGCGGCTCCGCAGTATGTGGCGGAGGCGTTCATTTCGAGTCGAATGGGCAGCGGAACGGCAGTTTTTGGCGCAGCGGCTCAGCAGCTTTCCGTGGCGCAAAAGGAAGATCTGCTGGCCAGGGCGTGGCCCTGCGACTGA
- a CDS encoding bacteriohemerythrin, whose translation MSITNQEISGRTQRQDQSINPLIQWEDHLSVGDPEIDAQHKEIYDFGAEIYESWRNGVPVGTLRLSANKLLKLLRAHFTYEERLLAGIGYGDLKQHVAEHRSMLKELQDMCEHFETLSDDDDSLGGSVLSPNWSVMRFILSFALGHVITSDMNYSQVLKASRIAAKPTAGGN comes from the coding sequence ATGTCGATTACCAACCAAGAAATTTCCGGTCGAACCCAGAGGCAAGATCAATCCATCAATCCCTTAATTCAGTGGGAAGATCACCTCTCGGTTGGTGATCCCGAAATCGATGCCCAGCATAAGGAAATATATGATTTTGGGGCGGAGATTTACGAAAGTTGGCGCAATGGTGTCCCAGTTGGAACACTGCGACTCTCCGCAAACAAGCTATTGAAGCTTCTGCGTGCTCATTTTACCTACGAGGAACGACTCCTCGCCGGGATCGGCTACGGCGATCTTAAGCAACATGTGGCAGAACATCGCAGCATGCTCAAAGAATTGCAGGACATGTGCGAACACTTCGAAACCCTCAGCGACGATGACGATTCCCTCGGGGGTTCAGTGTTGTCCCCTAACTGGTCAGTAATGCGGTTTATTCTAAGCTTTGCCCTTGGGCATGTGATAACCAGTGACATGAACTACTCTCAAGTCCTCAAAGCCAGCCGTATAGCCGCAAAACCAACGGCGGGAGGTAATTGA
- a CDS encoding HD-GYP domain-containing protein gives MNKNSSNTLAPAGFIAACTECGSASSNRQYVRLPGRHTCEHCFLDSRKRRGSLENDPYEMFVESLAEALDLRERETGLHSKRVATHTLLLALHHYKKVEDLRQIYWGSLLHDIGKIGVPDAILLKPGALLDEEWHIMREHPRNGHHILQKLPFLSMAANIVLYHEERFDGSGYPAGLKGEGIPLPARLFAVIDTLDAMTFNRPYRKALPFDVAKAEIVRMAGIRFDPLAVDTFLREETALREMTSMEFPSAK, from the coding sequence ATGAACAAAAATTCTTCCAACACCTTAGCGCCTGCCGGTTTTATTGCCGCCTGTACCGAGTGCGGCTCGGCTTCCAGCAACCGGCAATATGTCCGCTTACCCGGCCGCCACACCTGCGAGCATTGTTTCCTCGATTCGCGCAAGCGCCGCGGCAGCCTGGAAAACGATCCTTATGAGATGTTCGTTGAATCTCTTGCCGAGGCCCTGGACCTGAGGGAACGGGAAACCGGCCTCCATTCCAAACGGGTGGCCACGCACACATTGCTCCTGGCATTGCACCACTACAAGAAAGTGGAAGATCTGCGCCAGATCTATTGGGGCAGCCTGCTTCATGACATTGGCAAGATAGGGGTGCCGGATGCCATACTCCTGAAGCCAGGAGCGCTATTGGATGAAGAATGGCACATCATGCGGGAACATCCCCGCAATGGCCATCACATCCTGCAGAAGCTGCCCTTTCTTTCCATGGCGGCGAATATCGTCCTCTATCATGAGGAACGTTTTGATGGCTCAGGCTATCCGGCGGGTCTCAAGGGCGAGGGAATTCCATTGCCGGCAAGGCTCTTTGCCGTCATCGACACGCTCGATGCCATGACTTTCAATCGGCCCTACCGCAAGGCACTGCCCTTCGACGTTGCCAAGGCGGAAATCGTTCGCATGGCCGGTATCCGGTTCGATCCCCTGGCGGTAGACACCTTCCTGCGCGAAGAAACCGCGCTGCGGGAAATGACTTCGATGGAATTTCCTTCAGCCAAATAG
- the rocD gene encoding ornithine--oxo-acid transaminase, with translation MMTSLDRLPELRLIGVASALGAPGAGTEQGPSALKTLGVLDAPRRAGLSAQWETMLVPAVGRRWSALAELCSRLADSTAAVTTNGFLPIVLGGDHAMAAGTWRGVARALKKPLGLVWIDAHLDAHTPYSSPTGNPHGMPLAALLGAGVAGLEAITGPVLEARRVALVGAHSWEDGELQLLHALGVRIFPMDEIRVRGLAAVMADALEIAQRGDAAFGISLDIDAIDPGEAPAVAVPAPGGLDAEQLRQVLRGLVRHPDFAALEIAEYDPGRDIAHRTGRLVVDLLEALCLPQADELMAWESKHGAHNYLPLPVVLARGEGCWVWDADGRRYLDMMAAYSALSFGHAHPRLVAALDSQSRRLAVTSRAYHNDRLPLFLKRLAELLGYERALPVNTGLEAVETALKAARKWGYQIKGIADGKAEIIACAGNFHGRSIAIVGLSTEAQYRSGFGPFPPGLKTVPYGDAAALEAAITPHTAAFLVEPIQCEGGIVVPPRGYLAACAEICRRHDVLLIADEVQTGLGRTGRLLACQHEQVRPDGVILGKALGGGLLPVSAFLADDRVMRVFTPGDHGSTFGGNPLAAAVALEALTLLEEEGLVAHAAELGIHMQTRLKALKSPSIRDVRGCGLLAGIDLNPDLVDARTFCEILLRHGVLSKDTHDTVVRLAPPLIITRAELDSGLDAVQSAVEELDQQLAAV, from the coding sequence ATGATGACCTCCCTGGATCGCCTGCCTGAGTTGCGCCTGATCGGCGTCGCCAGCGCACTTGGTGCGCCCGGGGCCGGCACGGAACAAGGCCCGTCGGCGCTAAAAACGCTGGGCGTTCTTGATGCGCCGCGGCGTGCGGGCCTGTCGGCGCAATGGGAGACGATGCTCGTTCCCGCCGTCGGCCGACGCTGGTCTGCATTGGCGGAATTGTGCAGCAGGCTGGCCGATAGCACGGCAGCAGTCACCACCAACGGCTTCTTGCCAATCGTTCTCGGCGGCGATCACGCCATGGCAGCGGGTACTTGGCGTGGCGTTGCCCGGGCGCTGAAAAAACCTCTCGGCCTGGTGTGGATCGATGCCCACCTCGACGCGCATACGCCGTATAGCAGCCCCACCGGCAATCCGCACGGTATGCCGCTGGCGGCGCTGCTCGGCGCCGGCGTGGCAGGACTGGAGGCGATTACCGGCCCGGTGCTCGAAGCACGGCGCGTTGCACTGGTCGGCGCACACAGTTGGGAAGATGGCGAGCTGCAACTGCTGCACGCGTTAGGCGTGCGCATTTTCCCGATGGACGAGATTCGCGTACGCGGCCTGGCCGCCGTGATGGCCGATGCGCTGGAGATCGCACAACGCGGCGATGCGGCGTTCGGCATCAGCCTCGATATCGATGCCATCGATCCAGGAGAGGCGCCCGCTGTGGCGGTACCCGCGCCGGGCGGCCTCGATGCCGAACAGTTGCGCCAGGTTCTGCGCGGGCTGGTTCGCCACCCTGATTTCGCCGCGCTGGAAATCGCCGAATACGATCCCGGCCGCGATATTGCTCATCGCACCGGCCGCCTGGTCGTCGATCTGCTCGAAGCACTGTGTCTGCCGCAGGCCGACGAGTTGATGGCGTGGGAGAGCAAGCACGGTGCCCATAACTACCTGCCGTTGCCGGTGGTACTGGCGCGCGGCGAGGGCTGCTGGGTATGGGATGCGGACGGCCGGCGCTACCTCGACATGATGGCCGCCTATTCCGCGCTGTCTTTCGGCCATGCCCATCCGCGTCTGGTCGCGGCGCTCGACAGCCAGTCCAGGCGCCTCGCCGTCACTTCGCGCGCCTACCACAACGACCGTCTCCCCCTGTTCCTCAAGCGGCTCGCCGAACTCCTGGGTTACGAGCGCGCATTGCCGGTGAACACCGGCCTTGAAGCTGTGGAAACGGCGCTCAAGGCGGCGCGCAAATGGGGCTACCAGATTAAGGGCATTGCCGATGGCAAGGCCGAGATCATCGCCTGCGCCGGCAATTTTCATGGCCGCTCCATCGCCATTGTCGGTCTCTCCACCGAGGCGCAATACCGCAGCGGCTTCGGCCCTTTCCCTCCCGGACTGAAGACGGTTCCGTACGGCGATGCCGCGGCGCTGGAGGCGGCCATCACGCCGCACACCGCCGCATTTCTGGTCGAGCCGATCCAGTGCGAAGGCGGCATCGTCGTGCCGCCCAGGGGCTACCTCGCCGCATGCGCGGAAATCTGCCGCCGCCACGATGTACTGCTGATCGCCGACGAAGTGCAGACCGGGCTCGGCCGCACCGGCCGTCTGCTTGCCTGCCAACACGAACAGGTGCGGCCCGATGGCGTGATACTCGGCAAGGCGCTCGGCGGCGGCTTGTTGCCGGTCTCCGCGTTCCTTGCCGACGACCGCGTAATGCGGGTGTTCACGCCAGGCGACCACGGCAGCACTTTCGGCGGCAATCCGCTGGCCGCGGCAGTAGCGCTGGAAGCCCTGACCCTGCTGGAAGAAGAAGGACTGGTGGCGCACGCGGCTGAACTCGGCATCCACATGCAAACCCGGCTCAAGGCCCTCAAAAGTCCATCCATACGAGACGTGCGTGGCTGCGGCCTGCTGGCCGGCATCGACTTGAATCCGGACCTTGTGGATGCCAGAACATTCTGCGAAATTCTGCTGCGTCATGGCGTGCTTTCGAAAGACACTCACGACACGGTCGTCCGCCTGGCACCGCCGCTGATCATCACCCGTGCCGAACTGGACAGCGGGCTCGATGCGGTGCAAAGCGCGGTGGAAGAATTGGACCAGCAATTGGCAGCAGTCTGA
- a CDS encoding proline dehydrogenase family protein, whose product MGSRYPFDAALDAEIDVRGAGQELFSLASARRPALYRGFNGSLLAYAMADERLLAALFRLIDVLPQLADSPRIAAHLRAYIDEAGVSGSAGWLLQWAARPSLAWLVRLQSKRLAHHFLAEESDAGVARAIAQLARVPAQVTMDAVGEAVLTETEADTYRERNLRLLQRMPRLGQNPPHLSLKLTALTPRFDPLDPEGTRRRVFARLAPIVAAAAASGATLSVNMEQHELKPLILRLFLDMLNEWPGHWQPAIALQAYLPETATDIDLLLDCAQRHGRRLGVRLVKGAYWDQECAWAAQRHWPLPVFHGKAETDAQYERLTRYLLQHADSLHPAIASHNLRSQAVALACARRLKLAPTQWEAQMLYGMAEPLRDAIAASGATLRIYVPVGNPITGIAYLIRRLLENTASTSILRQTYVEGRGFETLMAPPPATNSGVVKEATAVFTNLPLLDFSLDNERSAFQSALTEVRATLPRRYALAQPVGCNSARNPAHPDDVLGTVDLAGPEHASVAVAAANAAFPSWRDTPVAKRVRLLRHAAELMVAERRALAALEVLEAAKPWREADADVAEAVDFLRYYATQMEQLSGWHETVRFPGEDNRIVYVPRGVAVVIAPWNFPLAILAGMTAAALVAGNCVVMKPALPGLLIAHAFLDLLHRAGLPADVCRLLPGDEAVGAALVADARVHVIAFTGSRRVGLQILQSAHTPAPGQRHVKQVVCEMGGKNAIVVDEDADLDDAVTGILESAFGYSGQKCSACSRLITVGQVHDRLLARLVEAAATLPWGPPEQAEFTHGPLINEAAQKKALDYIEIGKDEGRLVWQGTVPVQGWYAPPTIFAGIRPQHRLACEEIFGPLLAVMRAPDFETAITMAMDSDYALTGGVYSRLPAHLQMAQESFHVGNLYLNRKITGARVGVHPFGGIKLSGTGVQAGGADYLKQFLWSRSMSRNTMRHGFIPNE is encoded by the coding sequence ATGGGTTCACGCTATCCGTTCGACGCTGCGCTTGATGCTGAGATTGACGTCCGTGGCGCCGGGCAGGAGTTGTTCTCTCTTGCCTCCGCACGCCGCCCTGCTCTCTATCGCGGATTCAACGGCAGCCTGCTGGCCTATGCCATGGCCGATGAACGATTGCTGGCCGCCCTGTTCCGTCTTATCGATGTCCTGCCCCAGCTTGCCGATTCGCCTCGGATAGCAGCGCATCTGCGCGCCTATATCGACGAAGCCGGTGTTTCCGGCTCGGCAGGCTGGCTGTTGCAATGGGCCGCGCGACCGTCGCTGGCATGGCTGGTACGCCTGCAGTCGAAGCGACTGGCACATCATTTTCTCGCCGAGGAATCCGATGCCGGCGTGGCCAGGGCCATCGCACAACTTGCGCGCGTGCCGGCACAAGTGACAATGGACGCAGTGGGTGAAGCGGTATTGACCGAAACCGAGGCCGATACCTATCGGGAGCGCAATCTGCGCCTGCTGCAGCGGATGCCGCGCCTTGGCCAAAATCCGCCGCATCTGTCGCTCAAGCTCACTGCGCTGACACCGCGTTTCGACCCGCTCGATCCGGAGGGCACGCGCCGCCGCGTCTTTGCCCGGCTGGCGCCCATCGTCGCCGCCGCCGCGGCGAGCGGCGCCACACTCTCGGTGAACATGGAGCAGCACGAACTGAAGCCGCTGATCCTGCGTCTTTTTCTCGATATGCTGAACGAATGGCCCGGACATTGGCAGCCGGCCATCGCGTTGCAAGCCTATCTTCCAGAAACCGCCACCGACATCGATCTGCTGCTTGATTGCGCGCAGCGTCACGGCCGCAGGCTCGGCGTGCGCCTGGTGAAAGGCGCCTACTGGGATCAGGAATGCGCCTGGGCGGCGCAGCGCCATTGGCCGCTGCCGGTATTCCACGGCAAGGCGGAAACGGATGCGCAGTACGAACGTCTGACGCGCTATCTGCTCCAGCATGCCGACAGCCTGCATCCGGCCATTGCCTCGCACAACCTGCGCAGCCAGGCCGTGGCATTGGCCTGTGCGCGACGGCTCAAGCTCGCCCCAACGCAATGGGAAGCGCAAATGCTCTACGGCATGGCCGAACCGTTGCGCGATGCGATCGCGGCGAGCGGCGCCACGCTGCGGATCTATGTGCCGGTAGGCAATCCGATCACCGGCATCGCCTATCTGATCCGGCGGCTGCTGGAAAACACGGCCTCTACATCGATCCTGCGCCAAACCTATGTAGAAGGCCGCGGCTTCGAAACACTGATGGCGCCGCCGCCCGCAACGAATTCCGGCGTTGTCAAAGAGGCCACCGCTGTCTTTACGAATCTGCCTCTGCTCGATTTCTCGCTTGACAACGAGCGTTCCGCCTTTCAGTCTGCTCTGACGGAAGTGCGCGCCACGTTGCCGCGCCGCTATGCGCTGGCACAACCCGTTGGTTGCAACAGCGCACGCAATCCCGCCCATCCCGACGATGTGTTGGGCACTGTCGATCTGGCCGGACCCGAACATGCAAGTGTCGCGGTAGCAGCCGCAAACGCGGCCTTCCCCTCATGGCGCGACACGCCGGTGGCCAAACGCGTGCGCCTGCTGCGCCACGCTGCCGAGCTGATGGTGGCGGAACGCCGTGCGCTTGCCGCACTCGAAGTGCTCGAAGCGGCAAAGCCCTGGCGCGAGGCCGATGCCGATGTCGCCGAAGCGGTGGATTTCCTGCGCTATTACGCGACGCAGATGGAACAACTCTCCGGCTGGCACGAGACCGTGCGCTTCCCGGGCGAAGATAACCGCATCGTCTATGTGCCGCGCGGCGTAGCGGTGGTGATCGCACCGTGGAATTTCCCGCTCGCCATTCTCGCCGGCATGACCGCGGCAGCACTCGTCGCCGGCAACTGTGTGGTGATGAAGCCGGCCCTGCCGGGCCTGCTGATCGCACATGCTTTCCTCGACTTGTTGCACCGCGCCGGCCTGCCGGCGGATGTGTGCCGGTTGCTGCCGGGCGACGAAGCTGTCGGCGCGGCGCTGGTGGCCGATGCGCGAGTGCATGTCATCGCCTTCACCGGTTCGCGGCGGGTCGGCTTGCAGATTCTCCAGAGCGCCCACACGCCGGCGCCGGGGCAACGCCACGTCAAGCAGGTGGTATGTGAAATGGGCGGCAAGAACGCCATCGTGGTGGATGAGGATGCGGATCTCGACGATGCGGTGACCGGCATTCTGGAGTCCGCTTTCGGCTACTCGGGGCAGAAATGTTCGGCCTGTTCGCGCCTGATCACAGTTGGCCAGGTGCATGACCGGTTACTGGCGCGGCTCGTTGAAGCCGCCGCCACACTGCCCTGGGGACCGCCGGAGCAGGCGGAATTCACGCATGGCCCCCTGATCAATGAAGCCGCACAGAAGAAGGCGCTGGACTATATTGAAATTGGCAAGGACGAAGGCCGCCTTGTTTGGCAGGGAACAGTGCCGGTGCAGGGCTGGTATGCGCCGCCGACGATTTTTGCCGGCATCCGGCCGCAGCATCGGCTGGCGTGCGAAGAAATTTTCGGCCCGCTGCTGGCGGTGATGCGCGCGCCCGATTTCGAGACCGCCATTACCATGGCGATGGACAGTGACTATGCGTTGACCGGCGGTGTCTATTCACGCCTGCCTGCCCACTTGCAGATGGCGCAGGAGAGTTTCCATGTCGGCAATCTGTATCTCAATCGCAAGATCACCGGCGCCCGCGTCGGCGTGCACCCGTTCGGCGGCATCAAGCTGTCGGGCACCGGGGTGCAGGCCGGCGGAGCGGACTATCTCAAACAGTTTCTCTGGAGCCGTAGCATGAGCCGCAACACCATGCGTCACGGCTTCATTCCGAACGAATAA
- a CDS encoding SPW repeat protein has product MKSQHWQETGNLIVGIWLFLSPWVFRFFHWVDMDTMNFLVMGVAIAAIAVLAMYMHAIWEDWVTLVLGAWMIVSPWVMGFTHNTVAFVDAVIAGLFVVGIALSATYRDTHHMDDESAGAH; this is encoded by the coding sequence ATGAAAAGCCAACACTGGCAGGAAACCGGAAACCTGATAGTCGGAATATGGTTATTCCTCTCGCCGTGGGTATTCCGCTTCTTTCACTGGGTCGATATGGATACGATGAACTTCCTCGTGATGGGGGTGGCAATCGCCGCTATTGCCGTTTTGGCGATGTACATGCATGCCATATGGGAAGATTGGGTGACGCTGGTTCTTGGCGCATGGATGATCGTTTCACCGTGGGTCATGGGCTTTACCCATAACACCGTGGCGTTCGTGGATGCGGTTATCGCCGGGTTGTTTGTAGTGGGAATAGCGCTTTCCGCGACGTATCGGGATACGCATCACATGGACGACGAAAGCGCCGGGGCGCATTGA